In one Micromonospora polyrhachis genomic region, the following are encoded:
- the leuS gene encoding leucine--tRNA ligase yields the protein MTEATEPVVDIPPFRYTAELAGEIEHRWQDRWAERGTFHTPNPEGPLADPTHPRAGAEKLYVLDMFPYPSGAGLHVGHPLGYIGTDSYARYQRMAGRNVLHAMGFDAFGLPAEQYAVQTGTHPRTTTEANIERYRAQLRRLGMGYDHRRSVATIDVDFYRWTQWIFLQVFNSWYDPAAGRARPIAELIAEFEAGTRRTPDGRAWAELSAVERRRVVDDHRLAYVSEAPVNWCPGLGTVLANEEVTADGRSDRGNFPVFKRSLKQWMMRITAYADRLLDDLDTLDWPEPIKLMQRNWIGRSTGAHIDFPTAVDPVRVFTTRPDTIFGATYMVLAPEHQLVDALVPATWPTGTREAWTGGHATPREAVDAYRKAAGAKTDVERQAETKEKTGVFVGAYATNPVTGTEIPIFIADYVLAGYGTGAIMAVPGQDERDWAFAEVFDLPIIRTVQPAEGFDGKAYTGDGPAINSAAPERGLDLDGLAVVEAKARIIEWLEANGHGTGAVTYRLRDWLFSRQRYWGEPFPIVYDETGQPIALPESMLPVELPEVDDFSPRTFDPEDADSNPETPLSRRRDWVEVELDLGDGPKRYTRETNVMPQWAGSCWYEMRYLDPANGDRFVDPVNERYWMGPQAPGDCGGTDLYVGGQEHAVLHLLYARFWHKVLFDLGHVSSFEPFRKLFNQGMIQAYAYTDARGSYVEASEVVERDGDFFHGEEQVRREYGKMGKSLRNVVTPDEMCAVYGADTFRVYEMSMGPLEVSRPWETRAVVGSYRFLQRVWRAIVDEQTGELRVTDDPADEPTRRLLHKMIDGVRGDMEGIRFNTAIAKLIELTNGLTRLSATPREVAEPLVLMLAPFAPHIAEELWQRLGHTESLTYTSYPVADPVLLVAETVTYPVQVNGKVRGRIEVAADAAQDDVRAAALAAIAEQLAGREPRKVIVVPGRMVSVVL from the coding sequence ATGACTGAGGCAACCGAGCCGGTGGTGGACATCCCGCCCTTCCGCTACACCGCCGAGCTGGCCGGCGAGATCGAGCACCGCTGGCAGGACAGGTGGGCCGAGCGTGGCACCTTCCACACGCCCAACCCGGAGGGGCCGCTGGCCGACCCGACCCATCCCCGGGCCGGTGCCGAGAAGCTGTACGTGCTGGACATGTTCCCCTACCCGTCCGGGGCCGGACTGCACGTCGGTCACCCGCTGGGCTACATCGGCACCGACTCGTACGCCCGCTACCAGCGGATGGCTGGCCGTAACGTGCTGCACGCGATGGGCTTCGACGCGTTCGGCCTGCCGGCCGAGCAGTACGCGGTGCAGACCGGTACCCATCCGCGTACCACCACCGAGGCGAACATCGAGCGCTACCGGGCGCAGCTGCGCCGACTGGGCATGGGGTACGACCATCGGCGCTCGGTGGCCACCATCGACGTCGACTTCTACCGCTGGACCCAGTGGATCTTCCTGCAGGTCTTCAACTCCTGGTACGACCCGGCAGCCGGTAGGGCCCGGCCGATCGCCGAGCTGATCGCCGAGTTCGAGGCAGGAACCCGGCGTACGCCGGATGGGCGGGCCTGGGCGGAGCTGTCCGCTGTGGAGCGGCGGCGGGTGGTCGACGACCACCGGCTGGCGTACGTCTCCGAGGCACCGGTGAACTGGTGCCCGGGGCTGGGCACGGTGCTGGCCAACGAGGAGGTGACCGCGGACGGGCGTTCCGACCGGGGCAACTTCCCGGTGTTCAAGCGCAGCCTGAAGCAGTGGATGATGCGGATCACCGCCTACGCCGACCGGCTGCTGGACGACCTGGACACGCTGGACTGGCCGGAGCCGATCAAGCTGATGCAGCGCAACTGGATCGGCCGCTCCACCGGTGCGCACATCGACTTCCCGACCGCCGTCGACCCGGTCCGGGTCTTCACCACCCGACCGGACACCATCTTCGGCGCGACCTACATGGTGCTGGCACCCGAGCACCAGCTGGTCGACGCGCTGGTCCCGGCGACCTGGCCGACCGGCACCCGGGAGGCGTGGACCGGTGGCCACGCCACCCCACGGGAGGCAGTCGACGCCTACCGCAAGGCGGCCGGGGCCAAGACCGACGTCGAGCGGCAGGCCGAGACGAAGGAGAAGACCGGCGTCTTCGTCGGGGCATACGCCACCAACCCGGTCACCGGCACCGAGATTCCGATCTTCATCGCCGACTACGTACTGGCCGGCTACGGCACCGGGGCGATCATGGCGGTACCCGGGCAGGACGAGCGGGACTGGGCGTTCGCCGAGGTCTTCGACCTGCCGATCATCCGTACCGTGCAGCCGGCGGAGGGGTTCGACGGTAAGGCGTACACCGGGGACGGGCCGGCGATCAACAGCGCCGCGCCGGAGCGCGGCCTGGACCTGGACGGCCTGGCGGTCGTCGAGGCCAAGGCCCGGATCATCGAGTGGCTGGAGGCCAACGGGCATGGCACCGGCGCGGTCACCTACCGGCTGCGGGACTGGCTGTTCAGCCGGCAGCGCTACTGGGGCGAGCCGTTCCCGATCGTCTACGACGAGACCGGTCAGCCGATCGCGCTGCCCGAGTCGATGCTGCCGGTCGAACTGCCCGAGGTGGACGACTTCTCCCCGCGCACCTTCGACCCGGAGGACGCCGACTCGAATCCGGAGACGCCACTGTCGCGCCGCCGGGACTGGGTCGAGGTCGAGCTGGACCTGGGCGACGGGCCGAAGCGCTACACCCGCGAGACCAACGTGATGCCGCAGTGGGCCGGTTCCTGCTGGTACGAGATGCGCTACCTGGACCCGGCCAACGGCGACCGGTTCGTCGACCCGGTCAACGAGCGCTACTGGATGGGTCCGCAGGCACCCGGGGACTGCGGCGGCACCGACCTGTACGTCGGTGGCCAGGAGCATGCCGTGCTGCACCTGCTGTACGCCCGGTTCTGGCACAAGGTGCTGTTCGACCTGGGCCACGTGTCGTCGTTCGAGCCGTTCCGCAAGCTGTTCAACCAGGGCATGATCCAGGCGTACGCGTACACCGACGCCCGGGGCAGCTACGTCGAGGCGTCCGAGGTGGTCGAGCGCGACGGCGACTTCTTCCACGGCGAGGAGCAGGTACGCCGCGAGTACGGCAAGATGGGCAAGTCGCTGCGCAACGTGGTGACGCCCGACGAGATGTGCGCGGTGTACGGCGCGGACACGTTCCGGGTCTACGAGATGTCGATGGGTCCGCTGGAGGTCTCCCGCCCGTGGGAGACCCGGGCGGTGGTCGGGTCGTACCGGTTCCTGCAGCGGGTCTGGCGGGCCATTGTCGACGAGCAGACCGGCGAGCTGCGGGTCACCGACGACCCGGCCGACGAACCGACCCGTCGGCTGCTGCACAAGATGATCGACGGGGTCCGGGGCGACATGGAGGGGATCCGCTTCAACACCGCGATCGCCAAGCTGATCGAGCTGACCAACGGGCTGACCCGGCTGAGCGCCACCCCGCGTGAGGTGGCCGAGCCGCTGGTGCTGATGCTGGCACCGTTCGCCCCGCACATCGCCGAGGAGCTGTGGCAGCGGCTGGGGCACACCGAGTCGCTGACCTACACGTCGTACCCGGTGGCCGATCCGGTGCTGCTGGTAGCCGAGACGGTGACCTACCCGGTGCAGGTCAACGGCAAGGTCCGCGGCCGGATCGAGGTGGCCGCCGACGCGGCGCAGGATGACGTACGGGCCGCCGCGCTGGCCGCGATCGCCGAGCAACTGGCCGGTAGGGAGCCGCGCAAGGTGATCGTGGTGCCCGGCCGGATGGTCAGCGTCGTCCTCTGA